The Sesamum indicum cultivar Zhongzhi No. 13 linkage group LG1, S_indicum_v1.0, whole genome shotgun sequence genome includes a window with the following:
- the LOC105167419 gene encoding E3 ubiquitin-protein ligase ATL4-like: MSTSFPPPLPGAESGYPPPTAVITQMPQLPPPFTDTSSPSASSSSSAVSSSSIVIVIIIIASAVIVSASIYLLLRFLSKRFHRSFRTFSADDVVLRQDSSDPSSTQPQCHVAGAGLLDSLPLFTFRSVTGNLTGGDCAVCLSKFEPHDQLRLLPLCCHAFHADCIDTWIVSNQTCPLCRSAVLPSDSDVLDKIHSTENGGVSNSSLRNGDGNSGSFRIEIGSISRRRGGAADAVEGERRSYSIGSFDYIVDDHGYEVSVGSTIHRRGASDCTSVDKESSIGIPIPEPPGEVIAAEVSGGRNWLRDYVDRLASVSISSRAMSFRSSGRFFSGSSRRTDPVVSPEDLEANRVGEEISELFRWLSGI, from the coding sequence ATGTCTACCTCATTCCCGCCGCCGCTACCCGGCGCAGAAAGCGGCTACCCCCCTCCCACCGCTGTCATCACGCAAATGCCGCAGCTCCCGCCGCCTTTTACCGACACGTCATCGCCCTCGGCGTCCTCGTCTTCCTCCGCTGTCTCTTCGTCTTCCATTGTCAtagtcatcatcatcatcgctTCCGCCGTCATCGTCTCCGCCTCCATTTACCTCCTCCTACGCTTCCTCTCCAAGCGCTTCCACCGCTCCTTCCGCACCTTCTCCGCTGACGACGTCGTTCTGCGGCAAGACTCGTCTGATCCGAGCTCGACCCAGCCGCAATGCCACGTGGCGGGCGCCGGGTTGCTCGACTCACTCCCACTCTTCACCTTCCGTTCTGTAACCGGGAACCTCACCGGAGGCGACTGCGCTGTGTGTTTGTCGAAGTTCGAGCCGCATGATCAACTCCGGTTGTTGCCGCTTTGCTGCCACGCGTTCCACGCGGACTGTATCGACACGTGGATCGTCTCCAACCAGACTTGTCCGCTCTGCAGGTCCGCCGTGCTCCCCTCCGACTCCGATGTTCTCGATAAAATACACTCCACCGAGAATGGCGGCGTTAGTAACAGTAGCCTCAGAAATGGAGATGGAAACAGCGGGAGTTTTCGCATCGAAATCGGAAGTATCAGTCGCCGCCGCGGAGGTGCTGCGGACGCTGTGGAAGGAGAGCGGCGCTCGTACTCGATAGGCTCCTTTGATTACATTGTGGACGATCATGGATACGAGGTCTCGGTAGGGTCCACCATTCATCGCAGAGGCGCTTCAGATTGCACATCAGTCGACAAAGAATCATCCATTGGAATTCCGATACCGGAGCCGCCGGGGGAGGTTATCGCGGCGGAGGTATCCGGAGGGAGGAACTGGCTGAGGGACTATGTTGACAGGCTGGCTTCCGTCTCAATTTCCTCCCGCGCGATGTCGTTTCGCAGCTCCGGAAGATTCTTCTCCGGCAGCAGTCGGCGGACCGACCCCGTCGTCTCCCCCGAGGATCTGGAGGCGAACCGCGTTGGAGAAGAAATCAGCGAGCTATTTCGGTGGCTTTCTGGAATATAA